One Bacillus amyloliquefaciens DSM 7 = ATCC 23350 DNA window includes the following coding sequences:
- a CDS encoding HlyD family secretion protein: protein MIEEETKGENKMNRGRLILTNIIGLIVVLAIIGGGAYYYYQSTHYVKTDEAKVAGDMAAITAPAAGKVTDWNLDEGKEVSKNDVVAKIKGQQNADVKAIMDGTIVKNQVKNGQMVQAGTTIAQEIDMKHLYITANIKETDIKDIEVGNKVDVVVDGDPNTTFDGTVEEIGYATTSTFDMLPSSNSSGNYTKVTQKVPVKISLSNPSDKVLPGMNASVKISE, encoded by the coding sequence ATGATAGAGGAAGAAACGAAAGGAGAAAACAAAATGAACAGAGGACGTTTAATTCTGACCAACATTATCGGTTTGATTGTTGTTCTTGCAATTATAGGCGGAGGTGCTTACTACTATTATCAAAGCACACACTATGTAAAAACCGATGAAGCGAAAGTTGCCGGCGACATGGCTGCTATCACAGCTCCTGCTGCGGGTAAAGTAACTGACTGGAACCTTGACGAGGGGAAAGAAGTAAGTAAAAACGACGTTGTTGCAAAAATCAAAGGACAGCAAAATGCTGACGTAAAAGCCATCATGGATGGAACAATCGTGAAAAACCAAGTGAAAAACGGCCAAATGGTGCAAGCCGGTACGACAATTGCCCAGGAAATTGACATGAAACACCTTTACATCACTGCGAACATTAAAGAAACAGACATTAAAGACATTGAAGTAGGAAACAAAGTAGATGTCGTTGTTGACGGAGACCCGAATACAACATTTGACGGAACTGTAGAAGAAATCGGTTATGCGACAACTTCAACTTTTGATATGCTGCCTTCTTCAAACTCAAGCGGCAACTACACAAAAGTAACGCAAAAAGTTCCTGTTAAAATTTCACTTAGCAACCCATCTGACAAGGTGCTTCCTGGTATGAACGCATCTGTAAAAATCTCTGAATAA
- the cspB gene encoding cold shock-like protein CspB: MLEGKVKWFNSEKGFGFIEVEGQDDVFVHFSAIQGEGFKTLEEGQSVSFEIVEGNRGPQAANVTKA; encoded by the coding sequence ATGTTAGAAGGTAAAGTAAAATGGTTCAACTCTGAAAAAGGATTCGGATTCATCGAAGTAGAAGGTCAAGACGATGTATTCGTTCACTTCTCTGCTATTCAAGGCGAAGGCTTCAAAACTTTAGAAGAAGGCCAATCTGTTTCTTTCGAAATCGTTGAAGGAAACCGCGGACCACAAGCTGCTAACGTAACAAAAGCATAA
- a CDS encoding ABC transporter ATP-binding protein, whose amino-acid sequence METVLELQQVKKTIKGRTIIHDLSFSVQAGEVFGFLGPNGAGKTTTIRMMVGLMKLSHGDIVICGESITKNYSKAVRHIGAIVENPELYKFLSGYKNLQQYARMVKGVTKEKIDEVIELVGLQDRIHDKVKTYSLGMRQRLGLAQSLLHNPKVLILDEPTNGLDPAGIREIRDHLKKLTREKGMAVIVSSHLLSEMELMCDRIGILQKGELVDIQKVRDEGKEDKDTYFFHIEQREEALAVLTQFDCVKKTNGFEIKLSKQEVPDVISLLVRENVRLYEVKIVTKSLEDRFLEITGGTKEEVQYV is encoded by the coding sequence TTGGAAACGGTATTGGAACTGCAACAGGTAAAGAAAACGATAAAAGGACGAACGATTATTCATGATCTGAGCTTTTCCGTCCAAGCGGGCGAAGTATTTGGGTTTTTAGGGCCGAACGGAGCGGGAAAAACCACTACGATCAGAATGATGGTCGGATTAATGAAACTGTCTCATGGAGACATCGTAATCTGCGGAGAATCCATTACGAAAAACTATTCAAAAGCGGTCAGGCACATCGGAGCCATCGTGGAAAACCCGGAACTGTACAAATTCCTGAGCGGTTATAAAAACTTACAGCAGTACGCAAGGATGGTAAAAGGCGTTACGAAAGAAAAAATAGATGAGGTCATCGAGCTCGTCGGATTACAGGACAGAATACATGACAAAGTAAAAACCTATTCTCTTGGGATGAGACAGCGCCTCGGCCTTGCCCAAAGCCTGCTGCATAATCCTAAGGTTCTGATTCTGGATGAACCGACAAACGGCCTTGATCCCGCAGGCATCAGGGAAATCAGGGACCACCTGAAAAAGCTGACACGTGAAAAAGGGATGGCGGTCATCGTCTCAAGCCATCTGCTGTCAGAAATGGAGTTAATGTGCGATCGAATCGGCATTCTGCAAAAGGGGGAGCTTGTCGATATACAAAAGGTAAGGGATGAAGGAAAAGAGGATAAAGATACATACTTCTTCCATATTGAACAAAGAGAAGAGGCACTTGCCGTCCTGACTCAATTTGACTGTGTGAAGAAGACAAACGGCTTTGAGATCAAGCTGTCAAAACAGGAAGTGCCTGATGTGATTTCACTTCTCGTCCGTGAAAATGTCCGCTTATATGAAGTGAAAATCGTCACAAAATCTTTAGAAGACCGTTTCTTGGAAATTACCGGGGGAACGAAAGAGGAGGTTCAATATGTTTAA
- a CDS encoding MarR family transcriptional regulator, with the protein MIESELALLSFEQLFDTSRSIYKKQKMILETVLEPYDITVLQYLLMFKIHKSKSTQLSRLALSLDLKPASVTRMTDILYKRRLMDRSDYHDDRRVVMIQLTEEGEELLQKAAVQYAEKAAILYQQLNTADLQYLRKLAESLTKLANGCAVKNGK; encoded by the coding sequence GTGATTGAATCAGAGCTCGCTTTGCTCAGTTTTGAACAGCTGTTTGATACTTCCAGATCGATTTACAAAAAGCAGAAAATGATTCTGGAGACAGTTCTGGAACCTTATGATATTACAGTCCTGCAGTATCTGCTGATGTTCAAAATACATAAGAGCAAAAGCACGCAGCTTTCAAGGCTGGCTTTGTCGCTTGATCTGAAACCGGCGTCTGTCACGAGAATGACCGATATTCTGTATAAGCGCCGCTTAATGGATCGGAGCGACTATCACGACGACCGGCGTGTTGTTATGATTCAGTTAACCGAAGAGGGGGAAGAACTTCTACAGAAAGCTGCTGTTCAATATGCCGAAAAAGCGGCGATCTTATACCAGCAGCTCAATACCGCTGACCTGCAGTACCTGCGCAAGCTTGCCGAAAGTTTAACGAAGCTTGCAAACGGCTGTGCAGTGAAAAACGGTAAATAA
- a CDS encoding DHA2 family efflux MFS transporter permease subunit, translated as MAGLFLAILNQTLLNVAMPHLMTEFGVSATTIQWLTTGYMLVNGVLIPLSAFLITRFGQRSLFLVAMFCFTAGTLVCGIAPNFSTMLIGRLIQAVGGGILQPLVMTTILLIFPPESRGKGMGIFGLAMMFAPAVGPTLSGWIIEHYTWRIMFYGLVPIGAIVIIVAFFLFKNLVEPQKIKLDSLGAILSIVGFASLLYGVSEAGSDGWGDPIVLSTVIVGIIAIAAFVIQQLRSEKPMLDFRVFKYDIFSLSSVINIIITIALYTGMFLLPIYLQNLVGFTALQSGLLLLPGAIVMLIMSPISGILFDKIGPRPLAIIGLVITVATTFQYTKLTIDTPYTHIMLVYAIRAFGMSLLMMPVMTAGMNQLPARLNSHGTAMSNTLRQISGSIGTSLITTIYTNRTTMHYSQIADKTSTADPNFMQSFQSAVSNLMVNMNMSLDAAKQTVYSYLYKTASLNSNVMGINDAFMWATIFAVIGVVLSLFLRDVRKDKQRAKKKEELSLLPAPKEVKES; from the coding sequence ATGGCCGGGTTATTCCTGGCGATCTTGAACCAAACGCTTCTTAACGTGGCGATGCCGCACTTAATGACCGAGTTCGGTGTGAGTGCGACGACGATTCAGTGGCTGACGACCGGGTACATGCTGGTCAACGGCGTTTTGATTCCGTTATCGGCCTTCTTAATTACCCGGTTCGGGCAGAGAAGCCTCTTTCTCGTAGCCATGTTCTGTTTTACAGCGGGAACGTTAGTCTGCGGTATCGCGCCTAACTTCTCAACCATGCTGATCGGCCGGTTAATTCAGGCGGTCGGCGGCGGTATCCTGCAGCCGCTTGTCATGACAACCATTCTGCTTATCTTCCCGCCTGAAAGCAGGGGGAAAGGAATGGGGATTTTCGGTCTTGCGATGATGTTTGCTCCTGCGGTCGGACCGACTCTTTCCGGCTGGATCATTGAGCATTACACATGGCGCATTATGTTCTACGGCCTTGTTCCGATCGGGGCGATCGTTATTATCGTAGCGTTCTTCCTCTTTAAGAACTTGGTGGAACCGCAAAAAATCAAACTCGACAGCTTGGGTGCGATCCTATCCATTGTCGGATTTGCTTCATTGCTTTACGGAGTCAGTGAAGCGGGCAGTGACGGCTGGGGAGATCCGATCGTTCTGTCTACTGTCATTGTCGGTATCATCGCGATTGCCGCGTTTGTCATTCAGCAATTGCGCTCTGAAAAACCGATGCTCGACTTCCGGGTATTTAAATATGATATTTTCTCACTTTCCAGTGTGATTAACATCATTATTACCATTGCGCTTTACACAGGAATGTTCCTGCTTCCGATTTACCTGCAGAACTTAGTCGGCTTTACGGCGCTGCAATCGGGTCTCTTGCTATTGCCGGGCGCGATTGTCATGCTGATCATGTCGCCGATTTCCGGTATTCTGTTTGACAAAATCGGTCCGAGACCGCTTGCGATCATCGGGCTGGTCATCACGGTCGCAACGACATTCCAGTATACAAAATTGACAATTGACACACCTTATACGCATATCATGCTTGTCTATGCCATCCGCGCATTCGGTATGTCACTGTTAATGATGCCTGTTATGACAGCCGGAATGAACCAGCTTCCGGCACGATTGAACAGCCACGGCACGGCGATGAGCAACACGCTCCGCCAGATCAGCGGTTCAATCGGAACAAGTTTGATCACAACTATTTATACGAACCGCACGACTATGCATTATTCGCAGATTGCGGATAAAACGAGCACGGCTGATCCAAACTTCATGCAGTCGTTCCAAAGCGCGGTTTCGAATTTAATGGTCAACATGAACATGTCGCTTGATGCGGCGAAACAAACCGTTTATTCATATCTCTACAAAACAGCTTCACTTAATTCCAATGTTATGGGGATTAATGACGCGTTTATGTGGGCGACGATTTTCGCTGTTATCGGCGTTGTCCTGAGCCTGTTCTTGCGTGACGTACGGAAAGACAAACAGCGGGCGAAGAAAAAAGAGGAGCTGTCATTGCTTCCGGCCCCTAAAGAAGTGAAGGAATCTTAA
- a CDS encoding ABC transporter permease, with amino-acid sequence MFNLIYNEWIKIFSRVGTWAMIVILGVAMIGFALLSNHFTSNEANPNWKQELQAENKEMKQQMKETGNQTLIDNLKQNIAINEYRIDHNIPKDTGYTVWSYVADSAMMTVLTGLFTIIIAAGIVANEFNWGTIKLLAIRPLSRFQILLSKYMTVLLFGLLMLVILFAGSALLGLLFFGTSGDTAANVHLVYKDGQVFEQNIIAFLAKTYVYESVSAFMLATMAFMLSAVFRNSSLAVGFSIFLLVMGSTATVFLAAKFEWAKYILFANTDLSQYMNGTPLVEGMTMTFSVVMLVIYFIIFMALAFGVFLKRDIAT; translated from the coding sequence ATGTTTAACCTGATCTATAATGAATGGATTAAAATTTTCAGCCGTGTCGGCACGTGGGCAATGATTGTGATTTTAGGCGTTGCGATGATAGGCTTTGCGCTTCTGTCAAACCACTTTACTTCCAATGAAGCCAATCCGAATTGGAAACAAGAGCTCCAGGCTGAAAACAAAGAAATGAAACAGCAGATGAAGGAAACCGGAAATCAGACTCTCATTGATAATCTGAAACAGAATATCGCGATAAATGAATATCGCATTGATCATAATATCCCGAAAGATACAGGGTACACAGTATGGTCATACGTAGCTGATTCTGCGATGATGACTGTTTTGACCGGCTTGTTTACGATCATCATTGCCGCAGGCATCGTGGCGAATGAGTTCAACTGGGGGACGATCAAGCTTCTGGCCATCCGCCCGCTCAGCCGTTTTCAGATTTTGCTTTCTAAATATATGACGGTGCTGCTGTTCGGGCTGCTTATGCTTGTAATTTTATTTGCCGGCTCCGCTCTGTTGGGATTACTCTTTTTCGGCACAAGCGGCGACACAGCCGCTAATGTTCATCTCGTATACAAAGACGGACAAGTTTTTGAGCAAAATATCATCGCATTTCTGGCGAAAACATACGTATATGAATCTGTCTCGGCCTTTATGCTTGCGACGATGGCGTTTATGCTGTCTGCAGTATTCCGGAACAGTTCGTTAGCGGTCGGATTCTCTATTTTTCTATTGGTTATGGGAAGCACGGCGACTGTATTTCTCGCTGCGAAATTTGAATGGGCAAAATATATTTTATTTGCCAATACGGATTTATCGCAATATATGAACGGGACTCCTTTAGTAGAGGGCATGACGATGACATTTTCGGTTGTGATGCTTGTGATTTACTTCATCATTTTTATGGCGCTCGCATTCGGCGTCTTCTTAAAACGGGATATTGCTACCTGA
- the yhbH gene encoding sporulation protein YhbH: protein MSRNDSGNFLISEEDWSLHRKGFDDQQRHQKKVQEAIKNNLPDLVTEESIIMSNGKDVVKIPIRSHDEYKIRYNYDKNKHVGQGDGDSEVGDVVARDGADKKQGAGKGQGAGDQAGEDYYEAEVSLMDLEEALFQELELPNLQQKERDNIVHTDIEFNDIRKTGLTGNIDKKRTMLSAYKRNAMSGKPSFYPIYPEDLKYKTWNDVTKPESKAVVLAMMDTSGSMGVWEKYMARSFFFWMTRFLRTKYETVDIEFIAHHTEAKVVSEEDFFSKGESGGTICSSVYRKSLELIDEKYDPARYNIYPFHFSDGDNLTSDNARCVKLVNDIMKKSNLFCYGEVNQYNRHSTLMSAYKNVKDDKFKYYILKQKSDVFQALKSFFQKEEAGVSKASY, encoded by the coding sequence ATGTCCCGTAATGACAGCGGAAATTTTTTGATTTCAGAGGAAGACTGGTCCCTCCATCGCAAAGGCTTTGACGACCAGCAGCGCCACCAAAAGAAAGTACAGGAAGCGATAAAAAACAACCTTCCGGACCTTGTCACTGAGGAAAGCATTATTATGTCCAACGGAAAGGATGTCGTGAAAATCCCGATTCGTTCGCATGATGAATATAAAATCCGTTATAACTATGATAAAAACAAACATGTCGGCCAAGGTGACGGTGACAGCGAAGTCGGCGATGTCGTCGCAAGAGACGGCGCAGATAAAAAGCAGGGGGCCGGAAAAGGCCAGGGAGCCGGCGATCAGGCAGGCGAGGATTATTATGAAGCGGAAGTTTCATTGATGGATCTGGAAGAAGCGCTGTTTCAGGAATTAGAACTGCCGAATCTGCAGCAAAAAGAAAGGGACAATATCGTCCATACCGATATCGAGTTCAATGATATCCGGAAAACCGGACTGACAGGGAATATTGATAAGAAAAGGACGATGCTGTCGGCCTATAAACGAAACGCCATGTCAGGCAAGCCGTCGTTTTACCCGATTTATCCGGAAGATTTGAAATACAAAACATGGAATGATGTGACGAAGCCGGAATCGAAAGCTGTCGTATTAGCCATGATGGATACAAGCGGTTCGATGGGCGTATGGGAAAAATATATGGCGAGGAGCTTCTTTTTTTGGATGACACGATTTTTACGGACAAAGTATGAAACGGTTGATATCGAATTTATCGCCCATCATACGGAAGCGAAGGTTGTGTCTGAAGAAGATTTCTTTTCAAAAGGCGAGAGCGGCGGAACCATCTGCTCCTCCGTATACCGGAAGTCTCTTGAATTAATTGATGAAAAATATGATCCCGCGCGCTACAACATCTACCCGTTCCATTTCTCAGACGGAGATAATTTAACATCGGATAATGCGAGGTGCGTAAAGCTTGTCAATGACATCATGAAAAAATCGAATCTGTTCTGCTACGGTGAGGTCAATCAATATAACAGGCATTCCACACTCATGTCCGCCTATAAAAATGTCAAAGATGATAAATTTAAATATTACATCCTGAAGCAGAAATCAGACGTATTTCAAGCGCTGAAAAGCTTTTTTCAAAAAGAAGAAGCGGGTGTAAGCAAAGCATCGTATTAA
- a CDS encoding polymer-forming cytoskeletal protein, whose amino-acid sequence MDVTDKLVINGSGSSKGGRFHTVEINGSGTVSGDVECTSLLFNGSGKTDGNVKTQTLTISGSGKISGSAEAESIRINGTGVIKGDVKTERLNVAGFSSFGGGVKADDIFISGKVGIEGDCETETFRSEGKCKIGGLLNADEVSMKLAAGESHVKEIGCRHLKVMSRKSVLTRFKLMPAPVLTAELIEGDIIDLADTNAQTVRGKTVRIGAGCIIETVEYSGDFTCDPSASVNKVVKI is encoded by the coding sequence ATGGACGTAACAGATAAATTAGTCATCAACGGTTCAGGAAGTTCAAAAGGAGGCCGTTTTCATACGGTGGAGATCAACGGAAGCGGCACGGTCTCGGGTGATGTCGAGTGCACGAGCCTTCTGTTTAACGGCAGCGGAAAAACAGACGGGAATGTCAAGACGCAAACGCTGACGATCAGCGGTTCGGGGAAAATTTCCGGCAGCGCTGAAGCCGAATCTATCCGTATCAACGGAACGGGTGTCATTAAAGGTGATGTCAAAACGGAGCGGTTGAACGTCGCGGGATTTTCATCTTTCGGCGGCGGTGTGAAAGCTGATGATATCTTCATATCCGGGAAAGTCGGAATCGAAGGCGATTGTGAGACAGAGACGTTCCGTTCGGAAGGCAAATGCAAGATCGGCGGCCTGCTGAATGCCGATGAAGTCAGTATGAAGCTGGCGGCGGGTGAGAGCCATGTGAAGGAAATCGGCTGCCGCCATTTGAAGGTGATGAGCAGAAAAAGCGTGCTTACGCGTTTTAAACTGATGCCGGCTCCGGTGCTGACCGCAGAGCTGATTGAAGGTGACATCATTGACTTGGCGGACACAAACGCGCAGACAGTACGCGGGAAAACTGTGCGGATCGGCGCGGGATGCATCATTGAGACGGTGGAATACAGCGGCGATTTTACATGTGATCCTTCCGCTTCAGTAAACAAAGTCGTGAAAATATAG
- a CDS encoding NAD(P)H-dependent oxidoreductase translates to MKIYVVYDSEGEHTKHLAEAIAEGARENAEAEVLIDHVDQADIRKLKDMDAIIWGCPGHFGTISSGLKAWIDKLGYLWAEGELIDKVGAVFCTTATTHGGLEMTMHNLITPMFHQGMIVVGLPGNVPENALYGSYYGAGVTCPVDSDVLMTEEGLQLGRALGRRVSQVTGNLTAGRQ, encoded by the coding sequence ATGAAAATTTACGTAGTGTACGATAGTGAAGGCGAACACACAAAACACCTTGCCGAAGCCATTGCGGAAGGAGCAAGAGAAAACGCTGAGGCTGAGGTTCTGATTGACCATGTCGATCAAGCCGACATCCGCAAGCTGAAAGATATGGATGCCATTATCTGGGGATGCCCAGGACACTTTGGCACTATCAGTTCAGGCTTAAAAGCGTGGATCGACAAACTCGGCTACCTGTGGGCTGAAGGCGAGCTGATTGATAAAGTCGGCGCTGTATTCTGCACGACGGCGACAACGCACGGCGGATTAGAAATGACAATGCACAATCTGATTACTCCGATGTTTCACCAAGGCATGATTGTTGTCGGCCTTCCCGGAAACGTCCCTGAAAACGCTCTGTACGGCTCTTACTACGGCGCAGGCGTCACATGCCCGGTTGACAGCGATGTGCTGATGACGGAAGAAGGCCTTCAATTAGGCCGAGCGCTTGGCCGACGTGTCAGCCAGGTTACAGGTAATTTAACAGCCGGACGACAGTAA
- a CDS encoding GntR family transcriptional regulator, with amino-acid sequence MEHEFQSSKPIYLQIADRVYYRLIRSELSPGDKLPSVREMALQMKVNPNTIQRTYSEMERLGIVETKRGQGTFISERPDLKAELKDRLTKDVFKRFIQEMAELGLSAQEMLDGIKQYAEEANDES; translated from the coding sequence ATGGAGCATGAATTTCAGTCATCTAAGCCGATTTATCTGCAGATTGCCGACCGTGTATATTACCGGCTGATCCGAAGTGAGCTTTCGCCGGGAGACAAATTGCCGTCCGTCAGAGAGATGGCCTTACAGATGAAAGTGAATCCGAATACGATACAAAGAACATACAGTGAAATGGAAAGGCTGGGGATCGTGGAAACGAAAAGAGGACAGGGAACCTTTATATCAGAAAGACCTGATCTGAAAGCAGAGCTGAAAGACCGGCTGACAAAAGACGTATTCAAACGCTTTATTCAGGAAATGGCGGAGCTGGGGCTATCTGCTCAAGAAATGCTCGACGGGATCAAACAATATGCGGAGGAAGCAAACGATGAATCTTGA
- a CDS encoding ABC transporter ATP-binding protein: MNLDFEHVTKKYGRRLAVSDVSFSLSPGKIYGILGPNGSGKSTTLKMLAGLAFPTAGTVRIGGRAVSRNMLFRTAYLTEHDMFFARTTVGDMLAFYHSQFPDFQLEKAHGLLSEMNLSAEQKIKELSKGSRGRLKIVLALSRRASVILLDEPFSGLDPAVRESIVNSLVSYIDFDSQIVVIATHEIDEIETLLDEVMVFRKGKIAEQREVEEIREQEGMSVLQWYKSVMQKHEKEGGF; the protein is encoded by the coding sequence ATGAATCTTGATTTTGAACACGTCACAAAAAAATACGGCCGCAGGCTCGCGGTCAGCGATGTCTCATTTTCATTGTCTCCGGGTAAGATCTACGGAATATTAGGGCCGAACGGAAGCGGTAAATCCACAACGCTGAAAATGCTTGCCGGGCTTGCGTTCCCGACCGCGGGCACAGTCCGGATCGGAGGCCGTGCCGTAAGCCGGAACATGCTTTTTCGTACGGCTTATTTAACCGAACATGATATGTTTTTCGCCCGGACGACTGTCGGTGATATGCTCGCATTTTATCATTCACAGTTCCCGGATTTTCAGCTGGAAAAAGCACACGGCCTATTATCGGAAATGAATCTCTCAGCGGAGCAGAAGATAAAAGAACTGTCCAAAGGCAGCCGGGGCAGGCTGAAAATCGTCCTGGCCCTGTCGAGAAGAGCATCCGTTATTCTGCTGGATGAGCCGTTTTCCGGCCTGGATCCGGCGGTCAGGGAATCGATTGTCAACAGTCTCGTATCTTATATTGATTTTGACAGTCAGATCGTAGTCATCGCCACACATGAGATCGATGAGATTGAGACGCTGTTAGACGAAGTGATGGTGTTCAGAAAAGGGAAAATCGCTGAACAGCGCGAGGTCGAAGAAATTCGCGAACAGGAAGGAATGTCCGTGCTTCAATGGTATAAAAGCGTCATGCAGAAGCACGAAAAAGAAGGGGGATTCTAA
- the prkA gene encoding serine/threonine protein kinase PrkA, translating into MDILKKIEKYREEEQRLKWEGTFADYLEIIKENPLVAQSAHSRVFNMIKDSGIEENDGKKTYSFFSRELFGLEESLERLVEEYFHPAAKRLDVRKRILLLMGPVSGGKSTLVTMLKKGLEAYSLTDNGAVYAIKGCPMHEDPLHLIPHHLREDFYREYGIRIEGSLSPLNVMRLEEDYGGRIEDVKVERIFFSEDKRTGIGTFSPSDPKSQDIADLTGSIDFSTIAEYGSESDPRAYRFDGELNKANRGMMEFQEMLKCDEKFLWHLLSLTQEGNFKAGRFALISADELIVAHTNETEYRSFIANKKNEALHSRIIVMPVPYNLKVSEEERIYEKMISESDVSDVHIAPHTLKVAAMFSILTRLKEPNRSDIDLVKKMRLYDGESVEGYNSVDLEDMKKEFHDEGMSGIDPRYVINRISSTIIRKNMESINSLDVLRSLKEGLDQHPSISAEDKERYMNFISAARKEYDDIAKKEVQKAFVYSYEESAKTLMDNYLDNVEAYCNKNKLRDPLTGEEMNPDEKLMRSIEEQIGISENAKKAFREEILIRISAYARKGKRFDYNSHERLREAIQKKLFADLKDVVKITTSTKTPDEQQLKKVNEVVARLIDEHGYNSTSANELLKYVGSLLNR; encoded by the coding sequence ATGGATATATTAAAGAAAATTGAAAAGTACAGAGAGGAAGAGCAGCGTCTCAAATGGGAAGGGACGTTCGCTGATTATTTGGAGATCATAAAAGAAAATCCATTGGTCGCACAGTCTGCTCATTCTCGCGTTTTTAATATGATAAAAGACAGCGGAATCGAGGAGAATGACGGTAAAAAGACATACAGCTTTTTCTCGCGGGAGCTGTTCGGCCTTGAAGAATCTCTGGAACGGCTCGTGGAGGAATACTTTCACCCGGCTGCCAAGCGGCTCGATGTAAGAAAACGGATTTTGCTATTAATGGGACCCGTCAGCGGCGGGAAATCAACCCTTGTCACCATGCTGAAAAAAGGGCTTGAAGCCTACTCATTGACAGACAACGGCGCAGTTTACGCCATCAAAGGCTGCCCGATGCATGAAGATCCTCTCCATCTCATTCCCCATCATCTGCGCGAAGACTTCTACAGAGAATACGGGATCAGAATTGAGGGCAGCCTGTCTCCGCTTAATGTCATGCGGCTTGAAGAAGATTACGGCGGCAGAATTGAAGATGTAAAGGTTGAACGCATTTTCTTCTCTGAGGATAAGCGTACCGGAATCGGAACCTTCAGTCCGTCCGACCCGAAATCACAGGATATTGCCGACTTGACGGGGAGCATTGATTTTTCAACGATTGCCGAATACGGCTCGGAATCAGATCCACGCGCCTATCGGTTTGACGGGGAATTAAATAAAGCAAACCGCGGAATGATGGAGTTTCAGGAAATGCTGAAATGCGATGAAAAATTTCTGTGGCACCTTCTGTCACTCACGCAGGAAGGGAATTTCAAAGCCGGGCGGTTTGCGCTCATCTCAGCTGACGAATTGATTGTTGCGCATACGAACGAAACGGAGTACCGCTCGTTTATTGCCAATAAAAAAAATGAAGCCCTTCATTCCAGAATCATCGTGATGCCTGTCCCTTATAATTTAAAGGTGTCCGAGGAAGAACGGATTTATGAAAAAATGATTTCTGAAAGTGATGTTTCTGACGTTCACATCGCCCCCCATACATTAAAAGTGGCTGCGATGTTTTCTATTTTAACCCGGCTGAAGGAACCGAACCGGTCTGATATTGATCTTGTCAAAAAAATGAGGCTCTATGACGGGGAAAGCGTTGAAGGTTACAATTCTGTTGATCTGGAGGATATGAAGAAGGAATTCCATGATGAAGGAATGAGCGGAATCGATCCGCGCTATGTCATCAACCGCATTTCCTCAACAATTATCAGAAAAAATATGGAATCCATCAATTCGCTTGACGTGCTGCGTTCCTTAAAAGAAGGACTTGACCAGCATCCTTCCATCTCTGCCGAGGACAAAGAGCGGTATATGAATTTTATTTCCGCCGCCCGGAAAGAGTACGATGACATTGCCAAAAAAGAAGTGCAGAAGGCGTTTGTCTATTCATATGAAGAATCCGCTAAAACACTCATGGATAATTATCTAGATAATGTGGAAGCGTACTGCAACAAAAATAAGCTCCGCGATCCGCTGACGGGAGAAGAAATGAATCCTGACGAAAAGCTGATGAGATCCATTGAAGAGCAGATCGGCATTTCAGAAAACGCGAAAAAAGCGTTCCGAGAAGAAATTTTAATCCGCATATCGGCCTATGCAAGAAAAGGAAAACGCTTCGACTACAATTCACATGAAAGACTCCGGGAAGCGATTCAGAAAAAGCTGTTCGCCGACTTAAAAGATGTGGTGAAAATTACGACTTCAACCAAAACGCCGGATGAGCAGCAGCTTAAAAAGGTCAATGAGGTAGTGGCGCGGTTAATAGATGAACACGGCTATAATTCGACAAGCGCAAATGAACTGCTGAAGTATGTCGGAAGCTTGTTAAACCGCTGA